One part of the [Pantoea] beijingensis genome encodes these proteins:
- a CDS encoding HlyD family secretion protein — protein MRFTPAKRTLMLSVLLVILAGIAFIIWSTINSHRYRTNDAYVAADYTLVAPKISGYVAKVLVTDNQRVKANELLATLDDRDYRVALETAAANLQISQARLSSIQAQIEQQQAVIAQNQAAVTSSQATLSYATQNADRYRRLLKSGTATPDEQQRVSATMREAAAQVQQNQAAELAARKQTGILQASLKQAHADIAAAQAGVDQAQLNLSYTRIVAPIDGVVGQRAIRQGAFVSAGTRLLAVVPLTQAYIMANFLETQLADVHTGQRVSISVDALPDVHFSGYVDSVAPATGTTFSAIAPDNATGNFTKVVQRLPVKIVLDANQPDLSRLRVGMSVVPQIDVNSRGR, from the coding sequence ATGCGTTTTACACCTGCAAAAAGAACTCTGATGCTATCAGTCCTGCTGGTTATTCTGGCAGGCATCGCCTTCATTATCTGGTCTACAATAAACAGCCATCGCTATCGCACTAATGATGCTTATGTTGCTGCTGATTACACGCTGGTGGCACCCAAAATTTCGGGTTACGTCGCGAAGGTACTGGTTACCGATAACCAGCGGGTGAAAGCAAATGAATTGCTGGCCACACTCGACGATCGCGATTACCGCGTGGCGTTAGAAACTGCTGCGGCCAATTTACAAATTAGCCAGGCGCGCCTCAGCAGCATTCAAGCCCAGATTGAGCAACAACAGGCCGTTATCGCCCAGAATCAAGCTGCGGTGACATCCAGCCAGGCTACGCTGAGTTACGCGACACAAAATGCCGACCGCTATCGTCGGTTATTAAAAAGTGGTACCGCCACGCCGGATGAACAACAACGCGTTAGCGCCACCATGCGTGAGGCCGCCGCTCAGGTGCAGCAAAACCAAGCAGCTGAACTCGCCGCGCGTAAGCAGACGGGCATTCTGCAAGCCAGTCTGAAACAAGCCCACGCGGATATTGCCGCGGCGCAGGCTGGTGTTGACCAGGCACAGCTCAATCTTTCTTATACGCGAATCGTGGCCCCGATTGATGGCGTGGTTGGGCAACGTGCGATACGTCAGGGCGCCTTTGTTTCTGCCGGAACGCGTCTACTGGCCGTTGTCCCGCTCACTCAGGCGTATATTATGGCGAATTTTCTGGAAACGCAGTTGGCTGATGTTCATACCGGCCAGCGGGTGAGCATCAGCGTGGATGCCTTACCAGATGTACACTTTTCCGGATATGTAGATAGCGTAGCGCCCGCTACCGGGACAACGTTTTCGGCAATTGCACCGGATAATGCCACGGGTAATTTCACTAAAGTCGTACAACGTTTGCCGGTGAAAATTGTGCTGGATGCTAACCAACCCGATCTGTCCCGTTTACGCGTAGGTATGTCGGTGGTGCCGCAAATTGATGTGAATTCCCGAGGGCGGTGA